In a single window of the Flavivirga spongiicola genome:
- a CDS encoding sulfurtransferase: MNSNMSISSPIVSVKWLQNNIEASNLIILDGTINKVFDTSQIQIPNARFFDIKKKFSEANAPFPSTFPTQEQFQKEARALGVNKNSVIVVYDDKGIYSSARVWWLFKAFGYYNVAVLNGGFPAWKKANYDTEAMKNYDGELGDFEANYKPECMTFFESMKQASKNKTYHIIDARSEGRFKSQEPEPREGLRMGTIPNSVNLPFTDLLGAGELKSKKDIEKALAEIAYNKDDAIIFSCGSGITACILALGANISGYKNISVYDGSWTEWGSLVNE; encoded by the coding sequence ATGAATTCTAACATGTCAATATCATCACCTATTGTCTCAGTAAAATGGCTTCAAAATAATATAGAAGCAAGTAATCTTATCATTTTAGATGGTACTATAAATAAAGTATTTGATACATCACAAATTCAAATACCTAATGCACGATTTTTTGATATTAAAAAGAAATTTAGTGAAGCTAATGCACCATTTCCCAGTACGTTTCCAACACAGGAACAATTTCAAAAAGAAGCTAGAGCTTTAGGGGTAAATAAAAATAGTGTTATCGTCGTTTATGATGATAAGGGTATTTATTCAAGTGCTCGTGTTTGGTGGCTATTTAAGGCTTTTGGATATTATAATGTAGCTGTTTTAAACGGCGGGTTTCCAGCCTGGAAAAAAGCGAACTATGATACTGAAGCTATGAAAAACTATGATGGTGAACTTGGTGATTTTGAAGCCAATTACAAACCAGAATGCATGACCTTTTTTGAGAGCATGAAACAGGCTTCAAAAAATAAAACATACCATATTATTGATGCACGATCAGAAGGTCGATTTAAGAGCCAGGAGCCAGAACCCAGAGAGGGTTTGCGAATGGGAACTATTCCTAATTCGGTGAATTTACCTTTTACAGACTTGTTGGGTGCTGGGGAATTAAAATCTAAAAAAGATATTGAGAAAGCTTTAGCGGAAATAGCGTATAATAAAGATGACGCTATTATTTTTTCCTGTGGTTCGGGTATCACAGCATGTATATTGGCCTTAGGAGCCAATATCTCCGGTTATAAAAACATATCAGTTTATGATGGTTCCTGGACCGAGTGGGGGAGTTTGGTTAATGAGTAA